The Teredinibacter sp. KSP-S5-2 genomic interval CCTCTTTCGGGTTTGATAAACCATACATAATGCGCGCATTGCCCAAGGTTTTACCATGCCCGGTGGAAGCCATATTCACACCAAAAAAGCCGGTTTTTTCCGTTTGTTCCCCCACACTTTTAGCCAAGCTGTATGCCCGGTTTTGCCAGAGAAAGCGTTTTGCTTTCGTCGGCTTTTCTAATACCCGAAGGTTGGCAACCGCAGGTAAGGATTGTTTTAAACTCGGCAAATGGCGCATGAGCTTTACGCTGTGCTGGTATACGCCAATTAGATGCTCATCCAGTTTTTGTTTAAGCAGTTTTGTTTTTCGGTCGCTATTAGCAAAAGCCAGGTAGCTCTTATCTTGATATTTTGTATTTGCTGGTAAAGAAGAGTAATGGTGGTCCGCCAGCATCAACGTTAGCCGGGCAATATGCAGGCTAAACTTATCGTCCAACCATTGTGAATCTGATTGAAAAAAGTGTTTTCTTGCCAGCGCCCGTTCGGCGATATCCCGCGCTTTATTACACCAGCGCAGACTAACAAAGGGGGTTCCTCGCTTAAATTCCCATACAGATTTTAAGTCGCTTTTGCTCCAATCATCCCTTTCTACCTGAGGTGAATTCCATACAGCAACTAACTTTTTATCTATATGATTCTGCGTTTCACTAAAACTTATACCCGTGCCTTTGGTGGTTTTATAAAATGGTAATTTGTGATGGGTTAATATCAACCATGCAACCGCTCGTGCGACCGGAGTCATTAAATAACGATAGGGAACAAGAGTTGGGTTTTCGGACACTATTTTTTTAATGCTTTCCTGTAGTTTTTTGTCCTCTGCTGGAGCAATGCCACTCAACTTGGTCAACCATGCCTGATCATCTTCCCCGTTAACAAAAGCAATAAACATAACAAGAGACACCCACTCATGCCGGTACGGTTCACTTAGTTTTGACTTTTGCGAAGGATCGATCTTTTTTTGAAATAGCGCGTTAGCTTTACCAAAATCGTGAAACAGAGCAGCAATACCGGCGAGTAACGTTATATCCTCTGCCGTTAACCAGTTGTTTTCATATTCCGAGTTAAGCAAATTCTTTTCAGTGCTATTTACCGGCACCACGCCTTCACTATTAAATTTGCTTTTATTCCCCACACACCATAAAAACTGGCTGCGTGACCGACTGCGAATCCAATGGCAACTTACGGCGGTGCTTTTGCTCGCGGTTTTACGCAACATTTTTTTAACCGTGAACAAACCATCTTCCGTAATGACCGTTTGCCAGGTGTTATCCCCTATCCTATTCGCGAAGGCATCCAGTACGCGGCGGGTTTTCTTCAGTGCATTTTTTTCGCACTGGCTGACAAAGGTGACCATCATAGTTCGTCACCTTCCATGTCTTTCTCCCCCTGCAACGCCACGTCTTTCACTTGGTTAAACATAAAGTCCAGGGCTTTTACATCGGTAAACACTTGCAGTACTTGCTGCCTAAACTCCTGCTCTGTGGCTTTTTCTTTGGCGCAAATAAAGGCCCAGGGCAATACGATGGCGTCTTTGATTAAATCCGCCACGTCAAACACCAGCGCTCCCCGGCGGGTTTTGCCATGCATTACGGCAAAGCCGTGGGGTATGCCGAGCACCCACAGGGTTGTTGCGGCCAAGCCGTAGGCTAAGTAGTTGCCGTGGTTCAGGAAGTCGTTGGCTTTGTCTGTGGATTGGTGTTCACGTACAAAGTCTTCCTGCTGGGTAGCGTTGGCAGCGTATTTGTAGAGCTGTTTGGTGAGCTGGGCTTCGCTAAGCAACAGTTCAGAGGTGTTTTTTGCCGCATCCGTACGGGAATAGCAGTGGCGTATAGCCGCTTGTAGTTCATCGTCTTCGATACAGAAGCCTTCGGCTTTTAAATCGCGGTTTTTGGCCCAGGTGTTTTCCAAAAAGCCCAACCTGGCAAATTGGAATTGCTTCGCAGCTTGCAAGCGTTTTTCATCGTTAAACCAAAAGCACATCCAGCCTTGTAAATATTGAGTGGGGCGGTATTCCCCTTGTGGGCATAACCATTCGACTTCGGTGCCTGCATACAATGGTGTGCTGCCGCCGCCGCAAAAGCCAACCAACACACCCGCCTGGGTGAGCATACGCATAGCCGCCTGGGTAATGGAGGTGCCGGTGCCCAGCAATATTACCGTGGTATTGGCAATGGGTATGTTCCAATATTGGTTTTCTTTTTTCTCTTCCGTTAGGTACAGCACTCTGCCATCTTTTTGCATTACGCGGCAATGTTCCAGGTAGTACAGGTTAGCCCGCTTGGAATGCAAAATAGCTTTTAAGTCTGATGGCGAAAATTGTTCCATATGCAGTTTCCGTTAATGTTTTTCGATTATTTAAAATCCATTTAATACGTTATTCAATTACTGTCTGTACATACATGCTAATTATGTTGGCAGGTATTGTTTTATGTTTTGCCAGCACTGACTATTGACAATTATTTGTTGTGCTTCGGCAGAGGGCTTGTATTGATCGATATGGAGTTTTTGCATGAGGTATAGCAGTAGCGCCGCACGGGTGTTTAATATTCGCTGCCCGGATTGCATTTGGTAGTCCATTTCGATGATGTTTTTTTGGGCTGGACTTAATCTGGGGTCAGGTTCAATAATTAAATCCACCCAGGTATTCCACTTTTCGTCCTGCTCAATTAATTGTGTGGCTTTACCTTCATCATTAAAAATGCCATTAAACCGGGAAAGAACAAAATCACGAAAATTCTGATTTTTTTCGCAGTAGGCGCGGGTGTGCCAACGGACACCATTGAACACTAAACTGTGGGGGGAGATTATTCGTTCTTCGTAGTTTGGGCTGGATACCGAAGCGTAACCCACGTAAATTCTTCGTTTTTCCCGTATTGCTCGCAGAATGGGCCGCACTAACTCCGGTGAAATATTACGTAGCGGCGCTTCAATATAGCTAAAGGGTAGGTCATCGCTTCCTTTACTTTTTTTACCTTTAGCAAATAAAGCAAAATATTCTTCCATTGTGCCTTTGCAATAATGCGGCTGAAATTTTTTTGTTGGCACCAAGCCTTTTTTGGAACTGTTGTAGGCAAAATTCTCCGGGTGCCTGGCGGTGTATTTTTGCAGGATTTTTGCAGATGGTGGGCGACTCATTTTAAAGTGTTGTTGTAGTTGAGAAGCATTTATTTTTCCTTCCCACAGCCCAACCAGTTCAATAAATCGTATTTTGTTATCCGGTGTCTCAGAGTCCAATACTATGTCCTGTAGTTTTTATTGTGGCGATATTATTTATCGCATTCATTTAATTAATCGACGTTACCTGAAAAGAAACTTTATGGGTATAGTCGTGTTGATTTACGTGTCACTAATTAAATATGGGTGGGCATCGTGTTTGTAAAACGGCGTTACCTACGTTAAACACAGTTAAAAAAACGGCGTCTTTAGACGCCGAAATGCAAATTGAAATGCGATATTTTGATAAGGTTTACCCGGTTTGCGATGTCTGC includes:
- the cas1f gene encoding type I-F CRISPR-associated endonuclease Cas1f — translated: MEQFSPSDLKAILHSKRANLYYLEHCRVMQKDGRVLYLTEEKKENQYWNIPIANTTVILLGTGTSITQAAMRMLTQAGVLVGFCGGGSTPLYAGTEVEWLCPQGEYRPTQYLQGWMCFWFNDEKRLQAAKQFQFARLGFLENTWAKNRDLKAEGFCIEDDELQAAIRHCYSRTDAAKNTSELLLSEAQLTKQLYKYAANATQQEDFVREHQSTDKANDFLNHGNYLAYGLAATTLWVLGIPHGFAVMHGKTRRGALVFDVADLIKDAIVLPWAFICAKEKATEQEFRQQVLQVFTDVKALDFMFNQVKDVALQGEKDMEGDEL
- a CDS encoding WYL domain-containing protein, with amino-acid sequence MDSETPDNKIRFIELVGLWEGKINASQLQQHFKMSRPPSAKILQKYTARHPENFAYNSSKKGLVPTKKFQPHYCKGTMEEYFALFAKGKKSKGSDDLPFSYIEAPLRNISPELVRPILRAIREKRRIYVGYASVSSPNYEERIISPHSLVFNGVRWHTRAYCEKNQNFRDFVLSRFNGIFNDEGKATQLIEQDEKWNTWVDLIIEPDPRLSPAQKNIIEMDYQMQSGQRILNTRAALLLYLMQKLHIDQYKPSAEAQQIIVNSQCWQNIKQYLPT